In Acomys russatus chromosome 9, mAcoRus1.1, whole genome shotgun sequence, the following are encoded in one genomic region:
- the Cul2 gene encoding cullin-2 → MSLKPRVVDFDETWNKLLTTIKAVVMLEYVERATWNDRFSDIYALCVAYPEPLGERLYVETKIFLENHVRHLYKRVLESEEQVLVLYHRYWEEYSKGADYMDCLYRYLNTQYIKKNKLTEADLQYGYGGVDMNEPLMEIGELALDMWRKLMVEPLQNILIRMLLREIKNDRGGEDPNQKVIHGVINSFVHVEQYKKKFPLKFYQGIFVSPFLTETGEYYKQEASNLLQESNCSQYMEKVLGRLKDEEIRCRKYLHPSSYTKVIHECQQRMVADHLQFLHGECHNIIRQERKNDMANMYVLLRAVATGLPHMIQELQNHIHDEGLRATSNLTQEHMPTLFVESVLEVHGKFVQLINTVLNGDQHFMSALDKALTSVVNYREPKSVCRAPELLAKYCDNLLKKSAKGMTENEVEDKLTSFITVFKYIDDKDVFQKFYARMLAKRLIHGLSMSMDSEEAMINKLKQACGYEFTSKLHRMYTDMSVSADLNNKFNNFIRNQDTVIDLGISFQIYVLQAGAWPLTQAPSSTFAIPQELEKSVQMFELFYSQHFSGRKLTWLHYLCTGEVKMNYLGKPYVAMVTTYQMAVLLAFNNSETVSYKELQDSSQMNEKELTKTIKSLLDVKMINHDSEKEDIDAESSFSLNMSFTSKRTKFKITTSMQKDTPQELEQTRSAVDEDRKMYLQAAIVRIMKARKVLRHNALIQEVISQSRARFNPSISMIKKCIEVLIDKQYIERSQASADEYSYVA, encoded by the exons AGATATCTATGCTCTATGTGTGGCGTATCCTGAACCACTTGGAGAAAGACTTTATGtggaaacaaaaatttttttggaaAATCACGTTCGGCATTTGTACAAG agaGTTCTGGAGTCTGAAGAACAAGTGCTTGTTCTGTATCACAGGTATTGGGAGGAGTACAGCAAGGGTGCCGACTATATGGACTGCCTGTACAG GTATCTCAATACCCagtatattaaaaagaataaattgacAGAAGCCGATTTACAATATGGCTATGGTGGAGTAGATATGAATGAACCACTTATGGAAATAGGAGAG CTAGCATTGGACATGTGGCGGAAGTTGATGGTCGAGCCCCTTCAGAACATCCTCATCCGAATGCTGCTCAGAGAAATCAAAAA TGATCGTGGTGGAGAAGACCCAAACCAGAAAGTAATCCATGGGGTTATTAACTCCTTTGTTCATGTTGAACAGTATAAGAAAAAATTTCCCTTAAAG ttttatcaGGGAATATTTGTGTCTCCTTTTCTGACTGAAACAGGAGAATATTACAAGCAAGAAGCTTCAAATTTATTACAAGAATCAAATTGCTCACAGTATatggaaaag GTTCTAGGTAGattaaaagatgaagaaattagATGTCGAAAATATTTGCATCCAAGTTCATATACTAAGGTGATTCACGAGTGTCAGCAGCGGATGGTAGCGGACCACTTACAGTTCTTACATGGAGAGTGCCACAACATCATTcgacaagagagaaagaatg ATATGGCAAATATGTACGTCTTACTCCGTGCCGTGGCCACTGGTTTACCTCACATGATTCAGGAGCTACAGAATCACATCCACGACGAGGGCCTGAGAGCAACCAGCAACCTCACTCAGGAACAC ATGCCAACACTATTTGTGGAATCAGTTTTGGAAGTACACGGTAAATTTGTTCAGCTCATCAACACGGTGTTGAACGGTGATCAGCATTTTATGAGTGCTTTAGATAag GCTCTTACGTCTGTTGTAAATTACAGAGAACCCAAGTCTGTTTGCAGAGCGCCTGAATTG CTTGCTAAGTACTGTGACAACTTGCTAAAGAAGTCAGCCAAAGGGATGACTGAGAACGAAGTGGAGGACAAGCTCACCAGTTTCATCACTGTTTTCAAGTACATCGATGACAAAGACGTGTTTCAGAAG TTCTATGCAAGAATGCTGGCCAAGCGTCTAATTCACGGGCTCTCCATGTCCATGGATTCTGAAGAGGCCATGATCAATAAACTAAAG CAAGCCTGTGGTTATGAGTTTACAAGCAAGCTGCACCGGATGTACACAGACATGAGTGTCAGTGCTGACCTCAACAATAAGTTCAACAATTTCATCAGGAACCAAGACACAGTGATAGATTTGGGGATTAGTTTCCAAATATATGTCCTTCAG GCTGGTGCGTGGCCTCTTACTCAGGCTCCTTCATCCACATTTGCGATTCCCCAAGAGTTAGAAAAAAGTGTACAGATG TTTGAATTGTTTTATAGCCAGCATTTCAGTGGAAGGAAACTGACATGGTTACATTATCTCTGTACAG gtgAAGTTAAAATGAACTATCTGGGAAAACCATATGTAGCTATGGTTACTACCTACCAAATGGCAGTTCTTCTTGCCTTTAACAACAGTGAAACTGTCAGCTACAAAGAGCTTCAAGACAGCAGCCAGATGAATGAAAAGGAGCTGACCAAAACGATCAAATCACTACTTGATGTGAAAATGATTAACCATGATTCAGAAAAG gaaGATATCGATGCCGAATCTTCGTTTTCATTAAATATGAGCTTCACCAGTAAGAGAACAAAGTTTAAAATTACTACATCAATGCAGAAAGATACACCACAA GAACTAGAGCAGACTAGAAGTGCTGTAGATGAGGACCGAAAAATGTATCTTCAAGCTGCTATTGTCCGCATCATGAAAGCCCGAAAAGTGCTTCGGCACAATGCCCTCATTCAAGAG gtaATCAGCCAATCAAGAgccaggttcaatcccagcatcaGCATGATTAAGAAGTGCATAGAAGTTCTGATAGACAAGCAGTACATTGAGCGCAGCCAAGCGTCTGCAGACGAGTACAGCTACGTCGCGTGA